The genomic stretch AACCTCCCAAAATGAGCCGTCCCCCATGGGGGACGGCTCAGGATTCACTCTTGCGACTCCTTTTCAAGGATTTCTTCGATGGATACCCCTACCGTTGCGCCATGCCCTCCAAAGACTGAACCGGTGACGCGCTTTTTGAAGCGCTCGAGGGCAAGTTCATAGGCTGCTCTCTCAGGGAGAGGCACGTACCCGACTTCTTGGACGAGCTCCGCGGCGTTCTCGAGATAGAAGGTGACGAATTTCTCCACTTCCTCGCGCTCGGCGCTCTTCGCGCTCACGTAGATGAAGAGGGGACGGCTCAGGGGCTGGTAGGTACCGTTCATCACATTCTCTGCGGTTGGTGGTACAGGATTGCTCTCGCCAGCCTTTATCGGGACGGCCCTGAGCACATCCTGGTTTTCAAGGTAGTACGCAAGGCCGAAGTACCCGAGGGCGTAGCGGTCTTGGCTCACTCCCTGGACAAGGAAGTTGTCGTCTTCACTTGCCACGTAGTCGCCCCGGCTCTTTCCTGCTTCACCGATGATGGCCTCGGTGAAGTACTCAAAGGTTCCCGAGTCCACTCCGGGACCAAAAAGGGTGATAGGTTTATCAGGCCATCCAGGGCGAATGTCGCTAAAGCGAAGGGCTTTCCCCTGGGCTTCGGGCTCCCAGATTTTCTTGAGTTCTTCAACCGTGAGGTAGTCAACCCAGTCGTTCTCCCGGTTCACCACCACGGCAATGGCATCGAAGGCCACAGGGAGTTCGATGAAGTCAATGCCGTTTGCCTGGCAGGCCTCGATTTCCGAGGCCTTGATGGGACG from Candidatus Caldatribacterium sp. encodes the following:
- a CDS encoding PstS family phosphate ABC transporter substrate-binding protein: MRKIGAVLGVVSVLALSLIALAAEKIVQVDGSSTVYPITEAVAEEFQNANPDIKVTVGISGTGGGFKRFVRGETDINDASRPIKASEIEACQANGIDFIELPVAFDAIAVVVNRENDWVDYLTVEELKKIWEPEAQGKALRFSDIRPGWPDKPITLFGPGVDSGTFEYFTEAIIGEAGKSRGDYVASEDDNFLVQGVSQDRYALGYFGLAYYLENQDVLRAVPIKAGESNPVPPTAENVMNGTYQPLSRPLFIYVSAKSAEREEVEKFVTFYLENAAELVQEVGYVPLPERAAYELALERFKKRVTGSVFGGHGATVGVSIEEILEKESQE